A window of the Bombina bombina isolate aBomBom1 chromosome 3, aBomBom1.pri, whole genome shotgun sequence genome harbors these coding sequences:
- the LOC128654569 gene encoding sarcolipin produces the protein MERSTQELFLNFMIVLITVLLMWLLVKSYQE, from the coding sequence ATGGAGCGATCAACACAAGAGCTTTTCCTCAACTTCATGATTGTGCTAATCACTGTTCTGCTGATGTGGCTGCTTGTGAAATCTTACCAAGAATAA